A single genomic interval of Paralichthys olivaceus isolate ysfri-2021 chromosome 7, ASM2471397v2, whole genome shotgun sequence harbors:
- the LOC109641041 gene encoding DEP domain-containing protein 7-like, with protein sequence MASIKERAAALNLAEKLCVRPPGHGVCGKPAGLQSSSLWSGLLSHLRASVTVKRRRVHLKSHGDCFLGSEAVDVVTEHLNHIQSFEGADVSRDKVVSVCQALLECNVFEAVGTKVFGKDKKQDSFQDSKCALYRFVNVHLPSVDELERAMLVNGIQKLFCSAASDRQEKQVSLPGSHVPMLTPIKSTQTPTRAKQPDAPVTGRLTVEAEVDNQSVSPSKLQTDSVLPQSLVDEVWHEQTLLRLLNLVELPLLEGVLQCSQTLSPPAPSHSLSHSNPDLIYSSNHLDRQILKAFRETQEDEWLCAALDCLDFLSDQPVVELSRELPHCFPQDQESCDQAPAGSTNQDGGYNSDEPRLSLSGLAQCKLLVYRTLVKHYSHTDQPPLLPQNMTDVCTAVTELLVNAKLDKALEALQLCLKLLPPSCRDELRRLLTFMTLAADPQAIKLDKEMENRLAVKRSFSRAIVHSKALSKENEDLLVVFMLSNIKEIFKIPGALHKGVSEKLSSLVQGTQPDVTGSTLRQQVSSRTYTDATKETTKQELWALLNSINTNTKISAKERKRLLGQFYRGHPEIFNQFFGDSAVSML encoded by the exons ATGGCCTCAATAAAGGAAAGAGCTGCGGCCTTGAACCTCgcagagaaactgtgtgtgcGGCCTCCAG GTCATGGAGTGTGTGGTAAACCTGCAGGCCTCCAGTCCTCCTCCCTGTGGAGCggcctcctctctcacctcagGGCCTCTGTGACTGTGAAGCGTCGACGGGTTCACCTCAAGTCTCACGGCGACTGTTTCCTGGGCTCCGAGGCCGTAGATGTGGTGACAGAGCATTTAAACCACATCCAGAGCTTCGAGG GCGCTGACGTGTCCCGGGACAAAGTGGTGAGCGTGTGCCAGGCTCTGTTGGAGTGTAATGTGTTTGAGGCGGTGGGAACCAAAGTGTTTGGGAAAGACAAGAAGCAGGATTCCTTTCAGGACAGCAAATGTGCCCTTTACAG gtttgtaaACGTGCACTTGCCTTCAGTTGATGAGCTGGAGAGAGCCATGCTGGTGAATGGGATTCAGAAACTCTTCTGCAGCGCCGCATCAGACAG GCAGGAGAAGCAGGTGAGTCTTCCTGGGTCACATGTCCCCATGTTAACTCCCATCAAGTCCACTCAGACGCCCACCAGAGCAAAGCAGCCGGATGCTCCTGTCACCGGCCGCCTGACGGTGGAGGCCGAGGTGGACAATCAGAGTGTGAGTCCCAGCAAACTGCAGACGGACTCCGTGTTACCACAGTCGT TGGTAGATGAGGTTTGGCATGAGCAGACCCTCCTCAGGCTGCTGAACCTGGTTGAGCTCCCCCTCCTGGAAGGGGTGCTTCAGTGCAGCCAGACCCTGTCGCCCCCGGCTCCGTCACACTCGCTGTCCCACAGTAACCCAGACCTGATCTACAGCAGCAACCACCTGGACAGACAGATCCTCAAGGCCTTCAGGGAGACTCA ggAGGACGAGTGgctgtgtgcagctctggaCTGTCTGGACTTCCTGTCTGATCAGCCGGTGGTGGAGTTGAGCCGGGAGCTGCCTCACTGTTTCCCTCAGGACCAGGAGAGCTGTGACCAAGCGCCAGCTGGTAGCACCAACCAAGATGGAG GCTACAACAGTGATGAGCCTCGTCTCTCCCTGAGTGGTCTGGCCCAGTGTAAACTGCTGGTGTACAGGACTCTGGTGAAACACTACAGTCACACAGATCAACCTCCGCTGCTGCCGCAGAACATGACTGACGTCTGCACTGCCGTCACTGAGCTGCTGG TGAACGCTAAGTTAGACAAGGCCCTGGAGGCTCTGCAGCTGTGCTTGAAACTGCTGCCACCTAGCTGCAGAGACGAGCTGCGCAGGCTGCTTACGTTCATGACTCTGGCCGCTGATCCACAGGCGATAAAACTGGATAAGGAG ATGGAAAACAGGTTAGCAGTGAAGAGGTCTTTCTCCAGAGCCATCGTCCACAGCAAAGCTCTTTCAAAGGAGAACGAGGATCTGCTCGTGGTTTTCATGCTCAGCAACATAAAGGAAATCTTCAAG ATACCAGGAGCTCTGCACAAAGGAGTGAGTGAGAAGCTGTCCAGCCTTGTGCAGGGGACGCAGCCTGATGTGACGG GCTCCACGTTACGTCAGCAGGTCTCCAGCAGGACTTACACTGACGCTACAAAGGAGACCACCAAGCAGGAGCTGTGGGCTCTGCTGAACAGCATCAACACCAACACAAAGATCTCAGCCAAGGAGAGGAAGCGTCTCCTCGGACAGTTTTACCGAGGCCACCCAGAGATATTCAACCAGTTCTTTGGTGACTCTGCTGTTAGCATGCTGTAG
- the tcp11l1 gene encoding T-complex protein 11-like protein 1 — translation MPKEDDHHEGAGDEGSKEEGVEETVRKRVRENSPSGHTPQASTPQFVSVEELMETAKGVSNMTLAHEIMVDQAFQVKPVVHPEGSWERRFKEVMHKAFWDTLDKQLKEDPPSYQHAIKLLAEIKEILLSLFLPNHGRLRSSINEVLDLPLIQQQAENGALNIDKLSKFIIEIMGSLCAPCRDLDINKLKEITDIVPLFKAIFSVLDLMKVDMANFALSSIRPHLMQQSVEYERSKFQEFLEKQPNALDYTEKWLQDTVNHLREADQDSPSAASSNPPSLLPLSVHNQAYLRLLKWDHASDPFPETVLMDQVRFQEMQQKADRLVLLSSVLLIVYTTTGEAISGLPGLMDTLKTTVNVMLTDMHKESFSAQEALATIGEKLCVELSQCLSQHGYSPFSADRKSILKGQISATIQPDNTVRKLMDSRVQTYLLASLESSQHKALPHLPGGLAPLSRELKELAVQFSCLVNFNKLVFSPFYQKILQNILTPSTETETQQSADAEARV, via the exons ATGCCAAAGGAGGACGATCACCACGAGGGAGCAGGAGACGAGGGGTCGAAGGAGGAAGGGGTTGAGGAGACGGTGAGGAAGAGAGTGCGGGAAAATTCCCCCAGCGGTCACACTCCACAAG CGAGCACGCCTCAGTTCGtctcagtggaggagctgaTGGAGACGGCCAAAGGTGTCTCCAACATGACTTTGGCTCATGAAATAATGGTCGACCAGGCGTTTCAAGTCAAACCTGTAGTGCATCCTGAAGGAAG TTGGGAGCGTAGATTTAAGGAGGTTATGCACAAAGCATTCTGGGATACCTTAGACAAGCAGTTGAAGGAGGATCCACCATCGTACCAACACGCCATCAAACTACTCGCTGAAATCAAAGAG attcttctgtctttgtttctcccGAACCACGGTCGCCTGCGCTCCAGCATCAACGAGGTCCTGGACCTGCCCCTGATCCAGCAGCAGGCGGAGAATGGAGCTCTTAACATCGATAAACTGTCCAAGTTCATCATTGAGATAATGGGCTCACTGTGCGCCCCCTGCAGAGACCTGGACATCAACAAGCTGAAGGAGATCACCGATATTGTGCCGCTGTTCAA GGCAATATTCTCAGTTCTGGACCTGATGAAGGTCGACATGGCAAACTTCGCCCTGAGCAGCATCAGGCCTCATTTGATGCAACAGTCTGTTGAGTATGAGAGGAGCAAATTCCAGGAGTTTCTGGAGAAACAACCAA ATGCCTTAGACTACACTGAGAAGTGGCTGCAGGACACAGTGAATCACCTGAGAGAGGCTGACCAGGACAGTCCCAGTGCTGCCTCCTCcaaccctccctctctcctcccccttagTGTCCATAATCAAGCCTATCTACGCCTGCTGAAGTGGGATCACGCCTCCGACCCCTTCCCAGAG ACAGTGTTGATGGATCAGGTTCGATTCCAGGAGATGCAGCAGAAGGCTGATCGGTTagttctgctctcctctgtgctcctcATCGTCTACACCACAACAGGGGAGGCCATCTCAGGCCTGCCGGGGCTGATGGACACTCTTAAAACCACCGTCAACGTCATGCTCACAGACATGCACAAAGA GTCTTTCAGTGCACAGGAGGCCTTAGCCACCATCGGAGAGAAACTGTGTGTTGAGCTAAGTCAGTGTCTAAGCCAACATGGCTACTCTCCTTTTTCCGCTGACCGAAAGAGCATTCTGAAGGGACAGATCTCAGCCACCATCCAGCCAGACAACACAGTCCGCAAGCTGATGG actCACGGGTTCAGACCTACCTCCTGGCTTCCCTGGAGTCCAGTCAACATAAGGCCCTTCCTCATCTCCCAGGAGGCCTGGCTCCGCTCAGCAGGGAGCTGAAGGAGCTGGCTGTCCAGTTCAGTTGCCTTGTCAACTTCAACAAGCTGGTCTTCTCCCCGTTCTACCAAAAGATTCTCCAGAATATACTGACACCCAGCACAGAGACGGAAACCCAGCAAAGTGCTGATGCGGAAGCCCGGGTGTAG